In a single window of the Salmo trutta chromosome 21, fSalTru1.1, whole genome shotgun sequence genome:
- the LOC115157329 gene encoding proteasome subunit beta type-5 produces the protein MALQDVSGFQDTPMSHRWNTPASLSGPMGDTTPLLDMADERILGWGRFKSPERDGGVPLRFFIPTPQSSVPFRCDNRHTSLSSLSTSSSPPTRRPFPLSHGTTTLAFVFQGGVIAAADTRASCSGLVACPSAQKILPIHSHLLVTTSGSGADCMLWERILAREIRLYQLRHGRRLSITGSAKLLSHMLHPFKGTDVCVAATLCGWDVEEVRMEEFKGQRVDRMGSGRDDSISPVKRPLEETGMSTSDACSQDDLTDSACERTRHVVTDVDLTRSPVRDRCGPKLFYVCSDGTRLQGELFSVGSGSPYAYGVLDGEVRWSLNEEEAISLAREAVYRATHRDAYSGNCVDVFHITAQGYCRRDREDLREEYHRERERVLNRGKEESAEDKK, from the coding sequence ATGGCTTTACAAGACGTAAGTGGCTTTCAGGACACCCCTATGTCTCACAGGTGGAACACTCCTGCCTCACTATCTGGGCCTATGGGAGATACCACTCCTCTCCTGGACATGGCTGATGAGAGGATCCTTGGTTGGGGAAGGTTTAAATCacctgagagagatggaggggtccCTCTGCGCTTTTTCATACCTACTCCTCAGAGCTCTGTTCCTTTCCGCTGTGACAACAGACACACGTCCCTTTCTTCCCTGTCCACCTCCTCATCACCGCCCACCCGCCGCCCATTCCCTTTGTCTCATGGAACCACTACCCTGGCCTTTGTGTTCCAAGGAGGTGTTATCGCAGCGGCAGACACACGTGCCAGCTGCTCAGGGCTTGTCGCCTGTCCCTCTGCCCAGAAGATCCTGCCCATCCACTCCCATTTACTGGTCACCACTTCAGGCAGTGGTGCAGACTGCATGCTATGGGAGAGAATCCTGGCCAGAGAGATCCGCCTTTACCAGCTACGCCACGGCCGCCGCTTGTCAATCACTGGCTCTGCCAAGCTCCTCTCTCATATGCTGCACCCCTTTAAGGGGACTGATGTGTGTGTGGCAGCCACTCTTTGTGGCTGGGATGTAGAGGAGGTTAGGATGGAGGAATTCAAGGGACAAAGAGTTGATAGGATGGGATCGGGCAGAGACGACAGCATCTCTCCAGTAAAACGGCCCCTTGAAGAGACAGGAATGTCAACTAGTGATGCTTGTAGTCAAGATGACTTGACTGACAGTGCCTGTGAGAGAACAAGACATGTAGTAACTGACGTGGACCTGACAAGATCCCCTGTCAGGGATCGTTGTGGCCCAAAGCTGTTCTATGTGTGCAGTGATGGCACCCGGCTGCAGGGAGAGCTCTTCTCGGTTGGCTCAGGTTCGCCTTATGCTTACGGAGTGCTGGATGGAGAGGTGCGGTGGAGCCTGAATGAGGAGGAGGCTATCTCATTGGCCAGAGAAGCTGTGTACAGGGCCACACACAGGGATGCATATTCAGGAAACTGTGTGGACGTTTTCCACATCACTGCCCAAGGATATTGCCGAAGAGACAGGGAGGATCTGAGAGAGGAgtaccacagagagagggagagggtgctGAACAGGGGAAAAGAAGAGAGTGCGGAAGATAAGAAATAG
- the psmb5 gene encoding proteasome subunit beta type-5, with product MALSSVLQGESADFSFSNDRAFSFGCGFGQTDLGFGAAPGDRLNFTIKASLGPDDKDGPERKIEFLHGTTTLAFKFQHGVIVAVDSRATAGAYIASQTVKKVIEINPYLLGTMAGGAADCSFWERLLARQCRVYELRNKERISVAAASKLLANMVYQYKGMGLSMGTMVCGWDKRGPGLYYVDSEGNRVCGDLFAVGSGSMYAYGVVDSGLRQDLSVEEACELGRRAIYQATYRDAYSGGQVNLYHVHSEGWTRVSQEDVLKLHHQYQEPKK from the exons ATGGCGTTGTCTAGTGTTTTGCAGGGTGAGTCTGCGGATTTTTCATTTAGTAATGACCGGGCTTTTTCATTTGGTTGTGGGTTCGGTCAGACGGACTTGGGATTTGGGGCTGCACCGGGCGACAGACTTAATTTTACCATAAAAGCTTCACTCGGCCCTGACGACAAGGACGGCCCGGAGAGGAAAATAGAATTTCTCCATGGGACTACCACCTTGGCTTTCAAA TTCCAACATGGCGTCATCGTGGCGGTGGACTCTCGGGCCACAGCTGGCGCCTACATCGCCTCCCAGACTGTAAAGAAGGTTATAGAGATTAACCCGTACCTGCTGGGCACCATGGCTGGAGGTGCAGCTGACTGCAGCTTCTGGGAGCGCCTGCTGGCCCGCCAGTGTCGCGTCTATGAGCTTCGCAACAAGGAGCGCATCTCTGTGGCAGCTGCCTCCAAGCTTCTGGCCAATATGGTGTACCAGTATAAAGGCATGGGCCTCAGCATGGGCACCATGGTGTGTGGTTGGGACAAGAGGGGGCCAG GGTTGTACTACGTGGACTCGGAGGGGAACCGTGTGTGCGGGGACCTGTTTGCAGTGGGCTCTGGATCCATGTATGCGTACGGTGTGGTGGACAGTGGGCTGAGACAGGATCTATCTGTGGAAGAGGCGTGTGAGCTGGGTCGCAGAGCTATCTACCAGGCCACGTACCGAGATGCCTACAGCGGAGGACAGGTCAACCTTTACCACGTCCACAGTGAGGGCTGGACCAGAGTGTCCCAGGAAGACGTATTGAAGCTGCACCACCAGTACCAAGAACCAAAGAAATAG